From a region of the Teredinibacter turnerae genome:
- a CDS encoding GumC family protein, translating into MSPLFYADWNIIEKVYTGEGNSVYEDQGSGSQTSILDANYIPALLRYKWYILITTIPLIVIAGIVVASLPPIYLSAGTVMVETQKIPQSLVQTTVTTAVKERIDIIKQRVMTRDRLLSVIRQHGYFQLDESSPIQVNQVITNVRRSVMLEVEETRVGREKSVIAFRVGFESREPRIAYEMANDLVTLFMSENIKVRTERASETTEFFRQEAAKVKSELDKTEAAVAEYKQKNKDALPEHLRLYGDMRAQATEKLNNINRDIRSARQQIELIKTQMALAQPGEGVDGVYLDPRLSQLQQRYKELSMLYKPDYPDLVALREQIELLKSNPLSQEDIEQAPVGDLSVASKLDELEQEIASLQMDRKETEESIADLENRILKVPLVERGLIELNRDYDAKLSEYNQLAAKIGEASRAESLEQEMLAEKFSLLEPPRLPRVPSAPNRIKLMAMGVIVAFGAPIGIALLIGHFDSSIRSRKVLERAVSGRRGLPVLEVNYIRTEAESSGQRRRIRKSFIIAMAGLLLAALIFHFFVMDVGDLMEKVLERFGIFIY; encoded by the coding sequence GTGAGCCCCCTTTTTTACGCCGATTGGAATATCATAGAGAAGGTATACACAGGAGAAGGTAATAGCGTGTACGAAGATCAAGGCTCAGGTTCGCAGACATCAATACTCGATGCGAATTATATTCCCGCGCTACTGCGTTATAAGTGGTACATCCTGATAACAACCATACCGCTCATCGTGATTGCCGGTATTGTTGTGGCCTCACTACCCCCGATTTATCTCTCTGCCGGCACTGTTATGGTGGAGACTCAAAAAATTCCTCAAAGCCTGGTACAAACTACCGTTACTACGGCGGTGAAAGAGCGAATCGATATTATTAAGCAGCGAGTGATGACTCGCGACCGTTTGCTCTCGGTGATTCGCCAGCACGGTTATTTTCAGCTCGATGAAAGCTCGCCTATTCAGGTTAATCAGGTGATTACTAACGTGCGCCGCTCGGTGATGCTCGAAGTCGAAGAGACGCGCGTGGGCCGGGAAAAATCCGTAATTGCATTTCGGGTTGGGTTTGAATCGCGCGAACCGCGTATTGCCTATGAAATGGCGAACGATTTGGTAACGCTCTTTATGAGCGAGAACATCAAAGTTCGAACTGAACGCGCCAGCGAGACAACCGAGTTTTTCCGTCAGGAGGCTGCAAAAGTTAAGTCTGAACTGGACAAAACGGAAGCGGCTGTTGCCGAGTACAAACAGAAAAACAAGGATGCGCTGCCCGAGCATTTGCGCCTTTATGGTGATATGCGCGCGCAAGCGACAGAAAAGCTGAACAACATCAACCGCGATATACGTTCTGCTCGCCAGCAAATTGAGCTGATTAAAACTCAAATGGCGCTCGCTCAGCCTGGCGAGGGCGTCGACGGTGTCTACCTGGACCCGCGCTTGTCGCAGCTTCAGCAGCGCTACAAAGAATTGTCGATGCTGTACAAGCCGGATTATCCCGATCTTGTGGCTCTCAGAGAGCAAATCGAACTGCTGAAATCCAACCCGTTGTCGCAGGAAGATATCGAGCAGGCGCCAGTGGGTGACCTGAGCGTGGCAAGTAAGCTCGACGAATTGGAGCAGGAAATCGCTTCGCTGCAAATGGATCGTAAAGAGACCGAAGAATCCATTGCGGATCTGGAAAATCGTATTTTGAAAGTGCCTTTGGTCGAGCGTGGGCTGATCGAGTTGAACCGCGATTACGACGCGAAACTGTCTGAGTACAATCAGCTCGCAGCGAAAATCGGCGAGGCCTCCCGTGCGGAAAGCCTTGAGCAGGAAATGCTCGCTGAGAAATTCTCGCTGCTGGAACCGCCTCGTTTGCCGCGCGTGCCCTCTGCACCGAATAGGATCAAGCTGATGGCTATGGGTGTTATTGTTGCGTTCGGTGCGCCTATAGGTATCGCCCTGCTTATCGGTCATTTTGACTCGTCCATCCGCAGCCGTAAAGTGCTTGAACGCGCGGTTTCCGGGCGTCGCGGGTTGCCGGTGCTGGAGGTGAACTACATCCGCACCGAGGCGGAGTCGTCGGGCCAGCGCCGCCGTATCCGCAAGTCGTTCATCATTGCCATGGCGGGATTATTGCTGGCAGCATTGATATTCCACTTTTTTGTAATGGATGTGGGCGATTTGATGGAAAAAGTGTTGGAGCGTTTTGGAATATTTATTTATTAA
- a CDS encoding glycosyltransferase family 2 protein, which translates to MSAKLELLIVVINYKTADMVIDCLQTVLPQLKEGQKVALVDNCSGDGSAETLQTWVAAHGEGKVDLILSPENGGFSAGNNIGIKHAEAEHYLLLNSDTLLRDGALATMLDTMTSKRCGFVAPRLEWPDATPQESCFRFHRPISELIYGAATGAVTRLLGRWVVALPVSEKPISPEWASFACIMLRGDMVKDVGLMDEGYFLYYEDVDYCKEAANRGWSIVYQPAARVVHLRGGSSPMKSNYAHKKRLPYYYYASRTRYFAKHYGRLGAFLANSAWLAGRSISKLRELLGKKDIAACEKQFSDIWIQFSSPLKPYRPKS; encoded by the coding sequence ATGAGCGCGAAGCTCGAGCTTCTCATCGTCGTTATCAATTACAAAACGGCAGACATGGTGATCGATTGTTTACAAACCGTGCTGCCCCAGCTCAAAGAAGGGCAAAAGGTTGCCCTCGTCGATAATTGCTCTGGCGATGGTTCGGCAGAGACACTGCAAACGTGGGTTGCCGCTCACGGAGAAGGCAAGGTCGATCTTATTCTCTCGCCGGAGAATGGCGGGTTTTCCGCCGGCAATAACATCGGCATCAAACACGCAGAAGCGGAACATTATCTGTTGTTAAACAGCGATACGTTGCTGCGCGACGGAGCGCTGGCGACAATGCTCGATACCATGACCAGCAAGCGTTGTGGTTTTGTGGCGCCGCGTCTTGAGTGGCCGGATGCGACACCCCAGGAAAGCTGTTTCCGCTTTCATCGTCCTATCAGTGAACTCATTTATGGCGCAGCGACTGGTGCAGTTACCCGGCTGCTCGGGCGTTGGGTCGTCGCGCTGCCCGTGAGTGAAAAACCCATCAGCCCGGAGTGGGCAAGTTTCGCCTGTATTATGTTGCGCGGTGACATGGTTAAAGATGTTGGCCTTATGGATGAAGGCTACTTCCTCTACTACGAAGATGTGGATTACTGTAAAGAGGCCGCCAATCGAGGCTGGTCGATTGTATACCAGCCCGCCGCCCGGGTTGTGCATTTGCGCGGTGGCAGTTCTCCAATGAAATCGAATTATGCGCACAAGAAACGCCTGCCGTATTACTACTACGCATCGCGCACGCGTTATTTCGCCAAGCACTACGGTCGCTTGGGTGCTTTTCTTGCGAATTCAGCGTGGCTCGCAGGCCGGTCCATTTCCAAGTTGCGCGAGCTGTTGGGCAAAAAGGATATTGCCGCTTGCGAAAAGCAGTTCTCGGATATCTGGATCCAATTTTCTTCGCCTCTAAAACCTTACAGACCAAAATCATGA
- a CDS encoding sulfotransferase family protein, with translation MTQVETRLPNFMIIGGMKCATSTLHDQLAQQPGFFMSTPKEPNYFSNDDVFANGESWYNQLFSDAGDAELVGESSTHYTKFPTYPQTLDRLEAHGLGQCKFIYVIRHPVDRLVSHYIHEWSQGVISSDIEKALQTNPELIDYSRYYFQLNHYLQRFDASQLMVVYFERLSSQSQQELERICQFLGYSGAPVWDDNMERKNVSAQRIRKFPFYDLVVESKLMTSLRRNLVPRQLRDAVKAKLTMNKRPELSAQTRAKLEAVFNEDLAQLGKLVGTELNCTNFKDVAKNGPAPDLV, from the coding sequence ATGACCCAAGTAGAAACTCGCCTCCCGAATTTTATGATCATCGGCGGCATGAAGTGTGCGACGAGTACATTGCACGATCAGCTGGCCCAACAGCCTGGCTTTTTTATGAGCACGCCAAAAGAGCCAAATTATTTTAGTAACGACGACGTATTTGCGAACGGTGAATCCTGGTACAACCAGCTTTTTTCCGATGCCGGGGACGCTGAATTGGTAGGTGAGTCCAGTACCCACTACACCAAGTTTCCGACCTATCCCCAGACGCTCGATCGACTGGAAGCCCATGGGTTGGGTCAGTGCAAATTTATTTACGTTATTCGCCATCCCGTGGATCGCCTGGTATCTCACTATATTCACGAATGGTCGCAGGGTGTAATTTCATCCGACATTGAAAAAGCCCTGCAAACTAACCCGGAACTGATTGATTACTCGCGTTACTACTTTCAGCTTAACCATTATTTACAGCGGTTTGATGCTTCCCAACTAATGGTTGTCTACTTTGAACGTTTGAGCAGTCAATCGCAGCAGGAGCTTGAACGTATTTGTCAGTTTCTTGGTTATAGCGGTGCGCCAGTGTGGGACGACAATATGGAACGCAAAAACGTGTCTGCGCAGCGTATTCGTAAATTTCCTTTTTACGATCTTGTGGTTGAATCGAAACTGATGACGAGTCTGCGCCGTAACCTGGTGCCGCGTCAGCTGCGGGATGCGGTGAAAGCCAAACTGACAATGAACAAGCGACCAGAGCTTTCAGCCCAGACTCGGGCAAAGCTCGAGGCTGTTTTCAACGAAGACCTGGCGCAGCTGGGTAAGTTGGTCGGCACAGAATTGAATTGCACTAATTTTAAAGACGTCGCCAAAAATGGGCCCGCGCCTGACTTGGTGTAG
- the cysQ gene encoding 3'(2'),5'-bisphosphate nucleotidase CysQ encodes MFFAKYDIPNFEGYRVENEITALAELVAKVNEIVVAAGDAIMDIYQQPDFNVEIKDDNSPLTRADKAAHNILAAALEALDCGPVLSEEDANIPWAERQQWQQYWLVDPLDGTKEFIKRNGEFTVNVALIKDGVPILGSVYAPDKGWLYYGAQGVGAFKVEDAKAATGAESISPAVVPGSDDVWRIVGSRSHQSDDFKEFVKSFNGTDIVAMGSSLKICLVAEGAADLYPRLGLTSEWDTAAAQAVVEAAGGILLNWETKQPLRYNTKESLLNPFFIVCSQTSPVWLNV; translated from the coding sequence ATGTTTTTTGCTAAGTACGACATACCTAACTTTGAAGGATATCGCGTGGAGAATGAAATTACCGCTCTTGCAGAGCTCGTCGCCAAAGTCAATGAAATTGTGGTTGCTGCGGGTGACGCAATTATGGATATCTACCAACAACCGGATTTCAATGTAGAAATTAAGGATGACAATTCTCCGCTAACCCGGGCCGACAAAGCAGCCCACAATATTTTGGCCGCAGCGCTGGAAGCGCTTGATTGTGGCCCTGTTCTTTCTGAAGAAGATGCCAACATTCCCTGGGCAGAACGCCAGCAATGGCAACAGTACTGGCTGGTAGACCCGCTGGACGGCACCAAAGAATTTATCAAACGCAACGGCGAATTTACGGTGAATGTTGCGCTTATTAAGGACGGTGTACCCATTCTCGGCAGTGTATATGCGCCGGATAAAGGCTGGCTTTACTATGGCGCTCAGGGCGTCGGCGCATTTAAAGTGGAAGATGCAAAAGCGGCTACAGGCGCAGAGAGTATTTCCCCAGCAGTTGTGCCTGGTAGCGACGATGTCTGGCGCATCGTCGGCAGTCGTTCTCACCAGAGTGATGATTTCAAAGAATTTGTAAAATCGTTCAACGGTACTGACATAGTGGCGATGGGCAGTTCGTTAAAAATATGTTTAGTGGCAGAAGGTGCTGCAGATCTCTACCCGCGTTTGGGGTTGACCAGTGAATGGGATACTGCAGCCGCACAAGCGGTCGTTGAGGCGGCTGGCGGAATTTTGCTTAACTGGGAAACGAAGCAGCCCTTGCGTTATAACACCAAAGAGTCGCTGCTCAATCCATTCTTTATTGTGTGTTCGCAAACTTCACCCGTTTGGCTAAACGTTTAA
- the cysD gene encoding sulfate adenylyltransferase subunit CysD, whose protein sequence is MSPSDRRRSHLKQLEAESIFIIREVAAKFQNPVMLYSVGKDSAVMLHLAMKAFAPGTPPFPLLHVDTTWKFREMIEFRNNMAKQAGMELLVYTNEEGRAANINPFDHGSAKYTDIMKTMALKQALDKYGFDAAFGGARRDEEKSRAKERVYSFRDKYHRWDPKNQRPELWNLYNSRVNKGESIRVFPLSNWTELDIWQYIYLEQIPIVPLYLAKPRPVVERDGNLIMVDDDRLPLAEGEVPEEKWVRFRTLGCYPLTGAVESTAQTLPDVIQEMLLTRTSERSGRAIDHDEAGSMEKKKREGYF, encoded by the coding sequence ATGTCCCCCTCTGATCGACGCCGTTCACATCTTAAGCAGCTCGAAGCCGAATCGATTTTTATTATTCGCGAAGTCGCCGCGAAATTTCAGAACCCGGTGATGCTTTATTCTGTTGGCAAGGACTCAGCGGTAATGCTGCATCTTGCCATGAAAGCCTTTGCTCCCGGCACGCCACCATTTCCGTTGCTGCATGTGGATACCACCTGGAAATTCCGCGAGATGATCGAGTTTCGCAACAACATGGCGAAACAAGCGGGCATGGAATTGCTGGTGTATACCAATGAAGAAGGCCGGGCGGCGAATATTAATCCGTTCGATCACGGCAGCGCAAAATACACCGATATCATGAAAACCATGGCGCTTAAGCAGGCGCTGGATAAATACGGATTCGACGCCGCTTTTGGTGGTGCCCGCCGCGATGAAGAAAAAAGCCGGGCGAAAGAGCGGGTGTATAGTTTTCGCGATAAGTACCATCGCTGGGACCCAAAAAATCAGCGGCCGGAGCTGTGGAACTTGTATAACTCTCGTGTGAACAAAGGCGAATCCATTCGTGTGTTCCCGCTCTCTAACTGGACTGAGCTGGATATCTGGCAATATATTTATTTAGAACAAATCCCGATTGTGCCGTTGTATCTGGCGAAACCACGGCCTGTGGTTGAGCGTGATGGAAACCTTATTATGGTGGACGATGATCGTCTGCCGCTGGCGGAGGGTGAAGTTCCGGAAGAAAAATGGGTGCGTTTTCGCACGCTGGGGTGTTACCCCCTTACCGGAGCGGTGGAGTCGACGGCTCAAACACTGCCCGATGTTATTCAGGAAATGCTGCTGACACGTACCTCAGAGCGTTCCGGTCGAGCCATTGATCACGATGAAGCGGGGTCCATGGAGAAAAAGAAACGAGAAGGGTATTTCTAA
- the cysN gene encoding sulfate adenylyltransferase subunit CysN, with translation MTETNSLLATDIHAYLKQHEEKDLLRFITCGSVDDGKSTLIGRLLHDTKMIYEDQLAAISKDSKTHGTTGQEVDLALLVDGLQSEREQGITIDVAYRYFSTDKRKFIIADTPGHEQYTRNMATGASTVRLAILLIDARYGVQTQTRRHSFICSLLGIKHFIIAVNKMDLVDYSESRFNDICAEYKEFAKNLKVDDIQFVPLSALVGDNVAQLSDATPWYKGAPLLTLLEDLPLDTDDDFDNLRFPVQYVNRPNLNFRGYCGTLASGVLRPGIGVKALPSGKTSRVEKIILADKELAEAYPGDSVTVTLEDEIDISRGDMIIADTDSLQPSNAMVIDLVWMHDTPLELNKNYYIKLGAAEVTGSISEIEYQIDVNTLERQPVSSVPLNGIARCKLNLTEPVCVDAYQSHPHTGNLIFIDRLTNVTVGAGMIAEPLGNENVVWHSMDVSKKTRAERFKQKPAIIWFTGLSGSGKSTTANALEKQLFAMGFSTYLLDGDNVRHGLCSDLGFSDRDRIENIRRVGEVAKLMVDAGQIVLVSFISPFRRERQMVRQMVEPGEFFEVFVNTPIDVCETRDPKGLYKKARAGEIRNFTGIDSPYEAPISPEIEVNTAQADLDMLVRELLKRLKEYSVIS, from the coding sequence ATGACCGAGACCAACAGCCTGCTGGCGACAGATATACACGCCTACCTGAAACAACACGAAGAGAAAGATCTGCTGCGTTTTATTACCTGTGGTAGTGTCGACGATGGTAAATCGACCCTTATTGGTCGACTGCTACACGACACCAAAATGATCTACGAAGATCAACTGGCCGCGATATCAAAAGACAGTAAGACTCATGGCACCACGGGGCAAGAGGTCGATCTCGCGCTGCTCGTTGATGGCCTGCAGTCGGAGCGCGAGCAAGGCATCACTATTGATGTTGCCTATCGCTACTTTTCTACCGATAAGCGCAAATTTATTATTGCGGACACCCCTGGACACGAGCAGTACACGCGCAATATGGCCACCGGTGCCTCAACGGTTCGCCTCGCCATTTTATTGATTGACGCACGCTACGGGGTACAAACCCAAACCCGCCGACACAGTTTTATTTGCTCCCTGCTGGGCATTAAGCATTTTATTATTGCTGTAAATAAAATGGATTTGGTTGACTATTCCGAATCCCGTTTTAACGACATTTGCGCTGAATACAAAGAGTTCGCTAAAAATCTGAAGGTCGATGATATTCAGTTCGTTCCTCTATCGGCACTGGTGGGTGACAATGTTGCTCAACTATCCGATGCGACACCTTGGTATAAAGGCGCTCCTCTGCTGACTCTGCTGGAGGATCTTCCGCTTGATACGGATGACGACTTCGATAATTTGCGTTTCCCCGTGCAGTATGTGAACCGGCCGAACCTAAATTTCCGGGGTTATTGTGGCACGCTCGCCTCGGGCGTATTGCGCCCCGGTATCGGCGTTAAAGCTCTGCCCTCTGGCAAAACCAGCCGCGTTGAGAAAATTATTCTGGCAGACAAGGAGCTGGCAGAAGCCTATCCCGGCGACTCAGTTACGGTTACGCTCGAAGATGAAATCGATATTTCCCGCGGCGATATGATAATCGCCGATACCGATTCACTGCAGCCCTCAAATGCGATGGTAATCGACTTGGTGTGGATGCATGACACTCCGCTGGAACTCAATAAAAACTATTACATAAAGCTGGGTGCAGCAGAAGTTACTGGCTCCATCAGTGAGATCGAATATCAGATTGATGTGAACACCCTGGAGCGTCAGCCGGTGAGCTCGGTTCCGCTGAATGGTATTGCGCGCTGCAAATTGAATTTAACTGAACCCGTCTGTGTTGATGCCTACCAGAGCCATCCGCATACGGGGAACTTAATTTTTATTGATCGGCTGACCAACGTTACCGTGGGCGCGGGCATGATTGCCGAGCCGCTGGGCAATGAAAATGTGGTTTGGCATTCAATGGATGTCTCGAAGAAAACCCGTGCGGAACGCTTCAAGCAAAAGCCTGCGATTATCTGGTTTACCGGTTTGTCCGGTTCCGGTAAGTCAACCACCGCAAACGCGTTAGAAAAGCAGTTGTTTGCGATGGGGTTCAGCACCTATTTGCTGGATGGCGATAACGTTCGCCATGGTTTGTGCTCCGATCTGGGGTTCAGCGATAGGGATCGGATCGAAAATATTCGCCGCGTAGGTGAAGTCGCTAAATTGATGGTGGATGCGGGTCAGATTGTGCTGGTTTCATTTATCTCACCGTTTCGCCGCGAGCGTCAGATGGTTCGCCAGATGGTGGAACCGGGCGAGTTTTTCGAAGTGTTTGTAAATACCCCAATCGACGTGTGCGAAACCCGTGACCCGAAAGGGCTCTACAAGAAAGCGCGCGCGGGAGAAATACGCAACTTCACTGGTATTGATTCGCCTTACGAAGCGCCTATCTCGCCTGAAATCGAGGTGAACACCGCGCAGGCGGATCTGGACATGCTGGTGCGCGAGTTACTCAAGCGATTAAAAGAATACAGCGTAATATCTTAG
- a CDS encoding glycosyltransferase: MEHNYQLGIVVIGRNEGERLIRCLESARPDVNTVVYVDSGSTDNSCAQARRLGVAVVELDLSKPFTAARARNAGWQALVEQNPAIEFVHFIDGDCEFIEGWLATACGFLTSNTDYAVVCGRRRERYPERSVFNRLCDIEWNTPVGDATACGGDALFRVSCLQQAEGYTDSLIAGEEPDLCLRLRKLGWKVYRYDADMTWHDAAMFTVGQWWKRMKRSGYAYAEGYARHGGRRAELENYRWPDIRRIVFWACAFPVGVFALALTYPLFALLLLVYPLQVARLTATYRNQLSQSKVAFFYAASNVACKFPQFDGVLEYLFNRMRGRAGTLIEYK, translated from the coding sequence ATGGAACACAACTATCAACTGGGTATTGTGGTGATCGGGCGCAATGAAGGCGAGCGCCTGATTCGCTGCCTGGAATCAGCACGGCCCGATGTTAACACTGTGGTTTACGTAGATTCCGGTTCAACCGATAACAGCTGCGCGCAAGCGCGTCGCCTTGGGGTGGCCGTTGTGGAGTTGGACTTGTCCAAGCCGTTCACTGCTGCGCGGGCTCGAAATGCCGGATGGCAGGCGCTGGTTGAGCAAAATCCGGCAATCGAATTTGTTCATTTTATTGATGGCGATTGCGAATTTATTGAGGGCTGGCTGGCTACCGCCTGCGGTTTTTTGACCTCGAATACCGATTATGCTGTCGTATGCGGACGTCGTCGGGAGCGATACCCAGAGCGCTCGGTTTTCAACCGTTTGTGCGATATTGAATGGAACACGCCAGTGGGCGACGCCACGGCCTGTGGCGGCGATGCGCTGTTTCGTGTTTCCTGTCTTCAGCAAGCCGAGGGGTACACCGACTCACTTATTGCTGGTGAAGAGCCGGACCTGTGTTTGCGTTTGCGTAAACTGGGCTGGAAAGTCTATCGCTACGATGCAGATATGACCTGGCATGACGCGGCCATGTTCACCGTTGGCCAGTGGTGGAAACGCATGAAGCGTTCTGGCTATGCGTACGCCGAAGGCTACGCTCGCCACGGCGGGCGCCGCGCTGAACTCGAAAATTACCGCTGGCCAGATATTCGCCGTATTGTTTTTTGGGCGTGTGCCTTCCCCGTTGGCGTGTTTGCGCTAGCGCTCACCTATCCTTTGTTCGCTTTGTTGTTGCTGGTTTATCCACTGCAGGTTGCTCGTTTGACGGCAACGTACCGCAACCAATTATCGCAGAGCAAGGTCGCTTTTTTTTATGCCGCATCGAATGTCGCCTGTAAATTTCCGCAATTCGATGGTGTGCTCGAATACCTGTTTAATCGCATGAGAGGCCGTGCAGGCACTTTGATCGAGTACAAATAA
- a CDS encoding glycosyltransferase — protein sequence MSYLLVSPCRNEAEFMRKTLDSVCNQTVPPDLWVVVDDGSTDETPAILADYAQRYPFIQVITRENRGHRSVGPGVIEAFYYGYDKIDVTQFDYVCKFDLDLDLPPRYFEILIDRMEKNPRLGTCSGKAYFIDKNTGKMVSEKCGDEMSVGMTKFYRRTCFEEIGGFVREVMWDGIDCHRCRQLGWLAESWDEEELRFIHLRPMGSSQKGIVTGRKRHGFGQYFMGTGLAYMTASSVFRMLHPPVFIGGFSMWLGYVESMLAGKDRFDDKALVKFINEYQWKCLFKGKKAATAELNAKQESVWLAKHA from the coding sequence ATGTCTTACCTGCTGGTATCCCCTTGTAGAAACGAAGCCGAATTTATGCGGAAAACGCTGGACAGCGTTTGCAACCAAACAGTACCACCAGACCTCTGGGTGGTAGTCGATGATGGATCTACCGATGAAACCCCGGCAATCCTGGCTGATTACGCGCAACGTTATCCGTTTATTCAGGTGATCACGCGGGAAAATCGCGGTCACCGCAGTGTGGGCCCGGGTGTCATTGAAGCGTTTTATTACGGTTACGACAAAATTGATGTAACCCAGTTTGATTATGTCTGTAAGTTTGATCTCGATTTGGACCTGCCGCCCCGTTATTTTGAAATCTTGATTGATCGAATGGAAAAAAATCCCCGGTTGGGCACTTGTAGCGGTAAAGCCTATTTTATCGATAAAAATACCGGAAAAATGGTAAGCGAGAAGTGTGGGGACGAAATGTCTGTTGGCATGACCAAGTTTTATCGCCGCACTTGTTTCGAAGAAATCGGCGGTTTTGTACGCGAAGTTATGTGGGACGGCATCGACTGTCATCGCTGCCGTCAGCTAGGGTGGCTGGCAGAAAGCTGGGACGAAGAAGAGCTGCGATTTATTCATTTGCGCCCTATGGGCTCTAGCCAAAAAGGCATTGTTACGGGGCGCAAACGCCACGGGTTCGGTCAGTATTTCATGGGCACCGGGCTCGCCTACATGACAGCGTCGTCGGTGTTTAGAATGCTGCACCCGCCGGTATTTATTGGCGGCTTTTCGATGTGGCTGGGATATGTGGAAAGCATGTTGGCAGGAAAAGATCGCTTTGATGACAAAGCACTGGTGAAGTTTATTAACGAGTACCAATGGAAGTGTTTATTCAAGGGCAAAAAAGCTGCGACAGCTGAATTGAACGCGAAACAGGAATCCGTCTGGCTGGCGAAACACGCGTGA
- a CDS encoding glycosyltransferase family 4 protein, whose amino-acid sequence MKIAYLAPELPALSATFVYNEILELEEQGVDVQYFSVHRPTAIATDSKLEAMRENTRYLYAQSKLTALLANISMLLQKPVAYVSVLGMLLADIVRLGVITRTAIGQVMRFFYGAYLAKLLCKQKVQHLHIHFAHVPTDIGMYACKLAGIPYSVTSHANDLFERGWLIKQKVERSAFFGSISAYNIKHIESLGAPSDRLVITRCGVDDRIFPPIDKLHHIAAKTIGGIGRLVEKKGFDTLIKAVAVLKQRDYPVTLKLAGGGPLEQELKQLAVARGVEQEVEFLGPLVHSEVPAYLSELEAFVLPCKTDSNGDMDGIPVVLMEAMLSGLPVITTRLSGIPELVVDGYSGLLIEPEDEMALANAIQQLLGDAELQARLVKDGAAHVADEFSLRTNVQRLMALFEKAIGDSQ is encoded by the coding sequence ATGAAAATTGCTTACTTGGCGCCGGAGCTGCCGGCGCTTTCCGCGACGTTTGTGTATAACGAAATACTTGAGCTCGAAGAACAGGGGGTTGACGTACAGTATTTTTCTGTACATCGACCGACCGCTATCGCCACGGACAGCAAACTGGAAGCGATGCGCGAAAACACCCGATATTTGTACGCGCAGAGTAAACTAACGGCATTGCTCGCAAATATTTCTATGCTGTTACAAAAGCCTGTCGCTTATGTGTCGGTGCTTGGGATGTTGCTGGCAGATATTGTGCGTCTGGGCGTTATTACCCGCACGGCCATTGGCCAGGTCATGCGTTTTTTCTACGGGGCCTATCTCGCGAAATTGCTCTGTAAACAAAAAGTTCAGCATTTACATATCCACTTTGCACATGTGCCGACGGACATTGGTATGTACGCATGCAAGTTAGCGGGTATTCCCTATTCGGTAACTTCGCACGCTAATGATCTTTTCGAGCGCGGCTGGCTGATTAAACAGAAGGTTGAGCGTTCTGCATTCTTCGGCTCCATCTCCGCCTACAATATCAAACATATTGAAAGCCTGGGGGCGCCAAGTGATCGCTTGGTGATTACTCGCTGTGGTGTAGACGATAGAATTTTTCCTCCGATTGATAAATTACATCATATCGCGGCCAAAACTATCGGTGGTATTGGGCGTTTAGTTGAAAAGAAAGGTTTTGATACCCTGATTAAAGCCGTTGCGGTGTTAAAGCAACGGGACTACCCCGTGACCTTAAAGCTGGCCGGTGGTGGACCACTGGAGCAAGAACTTAAGCAACTGGCAGTCGCGCGCGGTGTAGAGCAAGAAGTCGAATTTTTGGGCCCTCTGGTGCACTCTGAGGTACCGGCTTATCTGTCTGAACTGGAAGCATTCGTGCTGCCCTGTAAGACTGATAGCAATGGTGATATGGACGGCATACCCGTGGTGTTGATGGAAGCGATGTTGTCCGGTTTGCCGGTAATCACTACCCGCTTGTCTGGTATACCCGAATTAGTTGTTGATGGTTATTCCGGCTTGCTTATCGAACCGGAAGATGAAATGGCATTAGCGAACGCAATTCAGCAGCTGCTAGGCGATGCAGAGTTGCAAGCGCGGTTGGTGAAAGACGGAGCAGCGCATGTCGCGGATGAGTTTTCCCTGCGCACCAATGTGCAACGGCTTATGGCATTGTTCGAAAAAGCGATAGGAGATTCTCAGTGA